The genomic region CCACCGGCGGCCGAGGCCCCGGCAACGCCGGAAAAGGGCGGCAAGGCCGAGAAGGCCGAAAGGCCCGCGCCGGAGAAACCCGCCGAGGAGGCGGGCGCGAAAAAGCCCGAGGAGACGGCCAAGGTCAAGGACATCATGCTGCAAAACGTCCGCCAGTACTACGTGTCCAACGAGAAGGCGGGGCAGCTTTTCGTGATCGAGGGCAAGGCGGTCAACAATTTCAAGACGCCCAAGGAAATGATCAAGCTCGAGGCGACGCTCTTCGACGAGAAGGGCGATTCTCTCGCCTCCCAGCAGGAGCTGGCCGGCAATACGGTTTCGCTGTTCCAGTTGCAGGTCATGACCCGCGACGAGCTGAAAAACGCGCTGACGTCCCAGGTCGGCATCCTCACCAACAACACCAACATCGCCCCGGGCGGCGAAGCGCCGTTCATGGTCGTCTTTTTCGATCCGCCCGAAGCGGTCAAGGAATTCGGCGTCAAGGTCATCGACGTCAAGGACCCTCCCCGGCAGTAGTGCCGCGCCCTTTTCCCCCGGGCGCGACGGGAGCGGCGGCAACGGCATGGCGGCCAAGGCCAAGAAAGTCTACACGTGCTCGGCCTGCGGCGGGGTGTCCCCCACCTGGCGGGGACAGTGTCCTCGTTGCGGGGCCTGGAACACGCTGGTCGAGGGCCTGGCCGGGCCGGGCGGCTCCAAGGCGCTTGCTTCCGCCTCCGCGACGCCCGTGCCGCTGGGCAGCCATCCGGGCGAGGATTTCACTCCCGCGCCGACCGGCATCGACGGCCTGGACCGGGTGCTCGGCGGCGGGCTGACCCCGGGCGGGGCCGTGCTGCTCGGCGGCGAACCGGGCATCGGCAAATCCACTTTACTCTTGCAACTGGCGGGCCTTGCCGCCGCCTCCGGCCGGCGCGTGGTCTACGTTTCGGGCGAGGAATCCCTGCCCCAACTCAAGGCCCGGGCCGAGCGCCTTGGCGTCCTGCACGAGGGGCTTCTCGCCGCCGCCACCACCGATGCCGGCGCGGCCGTGGACATCCTTGGCGCGACGCCCGCCCCGGACCTCGTCATCGTCGATTCCGTCCAGACCATGCATGTTTCCGGCGTGGAGGGCGCTCCCGGTTCCGTTTCCCAGGTGCGCGGCGTCGCGGCCTCCTGTGTGGAGGCGGCCAAGCGCGGCCAGGCCTGCCTCATGCTCGTCGGCCACGTGACCAAGGACGGCCAGATCGCCGGGCCCAAGCTCCTGGAGCACATGGTCGACACCGTGCTCTACCTCGAAGGCGAGCGCCGCCATCTTTTCCGCATCCTGCGCGTGCTCAAAAACCGCTACGGTCCGACCGACGAATTGCTCGTCATGGAGATGCGCGAACGGGGGCTTTCGGAAGTGCCCGATCCTTCCACGTTTTTCCTTGGCGACCGCGACCCGGCCGTATCTGGCTCAGCCGTGGTCATGGCCGTGGAGGGACGCCGGCCTTTTGCCGTGGAGGTCCAGGCGCTCGCCGCCAAATCCTTTTTGTCCATGCCCCGCCGGGCGGCGCTGGGGCTCGACGTCGGCCGGCTGCACCTGCTGTTGGCGGTTTTGGAAAAGCGCCTGCGCCTGAACCTCGGCCAGGTGGACCTGTACGCCAAGATCGGGGGCGGGCTCAAAATTCCCGACCCGGGGCTGGATCTCGGCATCGCCGCCGCCGTGCTGTCCTCGTTTTACGACCGGCCGTTGCCGGCCGGGGCGGTTTTCTGGGGCGAGGTGGACCTGTCCGGCCGCATCCGTCCCGTGGCCGGCCATGACACGCGGCTCAAGCAGGCCGAGCGCCTGGGCTACGGCCCCATACTGTGCCCGAACGCCGCCGGGCTCGGCTCCAAGGTCGAGACCCTGCCCGATCTGGCGCGCCTGCTTTTCGCCAAGGCGTGACACGCGCAGCGCATCCGGCTGTCATCGTGATTTGACCCTTCCTTGAGATTGGTGCATACAAATATGTATGCAGCGAATCTTCTCCGGGTCGTTGCCGGTCGGCCCGCAAAAAACCGGCTCCGATTCCTGGCGCTTCACCGTCTGGGCGCCCAAACGCAAAAAACTTGCCCTGATCCTGCCTGAAAAAGACCTGAATCTCCCCATGGAGCCGCTTGCGGGCGGTTATTTCACGGTCGAAACAGCCGGGCTCGCCCCTGGCGCGCGCTACCTGTTCGAACTCGACGGCGACCTTCGCCGGGCCGACCCCGCCTCGCGCCATCAGCCCGACGACGTCCACAGCCCTTCGTCCCTGGTCGATACCGACGCCTTCGCCTGGACCGACGCCGGCTTTGCCCCGCCCGCGCCGGAGAATCGCGTTACCTACGAAATCCATGTCGGCGCGTTCACCCCGGAAGGCACTTTCGACGCGGCCATAACGCGCTTGGCGCACCTGCGCGAACTGGGCGTCACCTGCCTGGAACTCATGCCCGTGGCCCAGTTTCCGGGAGGGCGCAACTGGGGCTACGACGGCGTCTATCCCTATGCCCCGGCCGCGGCCTACGGCGGCCCGGAAGGGCTCGCCCGGCTCGTCGACGCCTGTCACGCCGCCGGGATCGCCGTTGTCCTCGACGTCGTCTACAACCACCTCGGCCCCGAAGGAAATTACCTGCGCGATTTCGGCCCCTATTTCACCGACCGCTACCACACGCCCTGGGGCGAGTCCGTCAACTTCGACGGCCCGGGCAGCGGCCCGGTGCGGGACTATTTCATCGGCAACGCGCTTTACTGGCTGCGGGAGTATCATATCGACGGCCTGCGCCTCGACGCCGTGCACGCCATCTACGACCAGAGTCCGGTCCATGTGGCCGCCGAACTGGCCGACAGGGTCCAGGCCTGGGCGGCCGGCGCGGGCCGGCGCGTCTTCGTCGTGGCCGAGACGCATCTCAACGATCCGGCCGTCATTACCGAAAAAGCCGCCGGCGGCATGGGCCTCGACGGCGTCTGGAACGACGATTTCCACCACGCCGTCCATGCGCTACTAACCAGGGAAAAGCGTGGCTACTACGCCGATTACGGTAGCCGCGACGACCTGATCGCGACCATGGCCGAAGGTTTTGCCTACGCCGGACGTCATTCCCCGTTTTTCGGCCACCGCCGGGGCGGCGACGCCGCGCATCTCCCGGCCGACCGCTTCATCAACTGCATCCAGAACCACGACCAGATCGGCAACCGGGCCCTTGGCGAACGGCTGGTCACGCTGGTCGGCCCCGAAGCGGCCAGGCTTGCCGCCGCGCTGCTCATTTTATCCCCGGGCTCGCCGCTTTTGTTCATGGGCGAGGAGTGGGGCGAGGACAGGCCGTTTCTTTACTGTATCAGTCATCTGGACGCCGGACTCGTCGATGCGGTGCGCAAAGGGCGCAAGCGTGAGTTCGCCTCGTTTCGCTGGCGCGGCGAGCCGCCGGACCCCTTTGCCCAGGCGACCTTCGAGGCCAGCCGTCCGGATTGGGCCAAGCTCGCCTCGCCCGATCACGCCGCCATGTTCGCCTGGTACCGGGAGTTGTTGCGCCTTCGCGCCGCAAGCCCGGCTCTGTCCGACACGCGCCGCCGCCTGACCCGGGTCTGGCCCCTGGACGCCTACCGCGCCCTGGCCATGGAGCGTCGGGGGGCCGACGGCCGCTACCTGTGCCTCTTCAATGCCGGCAAGCGTCCGACCCGGGTCAAGGTCGGCACGGCCGGCCGGCCCGGCGACTACGTCCGGCTCCTGGACGCCGCCGAGGTCCGTTTCGGCGGCTGGGGCGCCATGTCGCCAGAGCGTCTGTCCTCGAGCTTTTTTTCCCTGCCGGCGCATTGCGCCTGCGTGTACAAATTTTCGGAGAGCATGCCCACATGAGCCGCTACATCTGCATTCACGGCCATTTTTACCAGCCGCCACGGGAAAACCCCTGGCTGGAGGAAGTCGAGGTCCAGGACTCGGCCCATCCGTATCACGACTGGAACGAACGCATCACGGCCGAGTGCTACGGCCCCAATTCCGCCTCCCGCATCCTGGACGGCGAAGGCCGTATCGTCGACATCATCAACAACTATTCCAAGATCAGTTTCAACTTCGGCCCCACCTTGCTCTCCTGGATGCACCGCCACCACCCCAAACTCCATCAGGCCATCGTGGACGCGGACAGGCTGTCCATGGAGCGCTTCGACGGGCATGGCTCGGCCATGGCCCAGGCATTTTCCCATATGATCATGCCCCTGGCCTCCCGGCGCGACAAGATCACCCAGGTCCGTTGGGGAATCGCCGATTTTCGCTCCCGGTTCGGGCGCGACCCCGAGGGCATGTGGCTGCCGGAAACGGCCGTGGACCTGGAGACCCTGACCATCCTGGCCGACGCCGGCATCCGCTTCACAGTCCTGGCCCCCAGGCAGGCGGCCAGGGTGCGGCCCCTTGGCGGCGGGGCCTGGCAGGACGTCTCCGACAGCCGGGTGGACCCGACCACGCCCTACCTCGTGAAGCTTCCCCGGGGAAAATCCATCAGCGTCTTTTTCTACGACGGCCCCATCTCCCAGGACCTGGCCTTCGGCGACATGCTGGCCACGGGCGAGGCTTTCCACTCCCGGCTCATGGCCGCCTTTACCGACGCCGGCCGCGACTGGCCGCAGATCGTGCACATCGCCACCGACGGCGAGACCTACGGCCACCACCACTCCTTCGGCGAGATGGCGCTCACCTATTGCCTGTCGCTTATTGACGC from Solidesulfovibrio fructosivorans JJ] harbors:
- the radA gene encoding DNA repair protein RadA; the protein is MAAKAKKVYTCSACGGVSPTWRGQCPRCGAWNTLVEGLAGPGGSKALASASATPVPLGSHPGEDFTPAPTGIDGLDRVLGGGLTPGGAVLLGGEPGIGKSTLLLQLAGLAAASGRRVVYVSGEESLPQLKARAERLGVLHEGLLAAATTDAGAAVDILGATPAPDLVIVDSVQTMHVSGVEGAPGSVSQVRGVAASCVEAAKRGQACLMLVGHVTKDGQIAGPKLLEHMVDTVLYLEGERRHLFRILRVLKNRYGPTDELLVMEMRERGLSEVPDPSTFFLGDRDPAVSGSAVVMAVEGRRPFAVEVQALAAKSFLSMPRRAALGLDVGRLHLLLAVLEKRLRLNLGQVDLYAKIGGGLKIPDPGLDLGIAAAVLSSFYDRPLPAGAVFWGEVDLSGRIRPVAGHDTRLKQAERLGYGPILCPNAAGLGSKVETLPDLARLLFAKA
- the treZ gene encoding malto-oligosyltrehalose trehalohydrolase — encoded protein: MQRIFSGSLPVGPQKTGSDSWRFTVWAPKRKKLALILPEKDLNLPMEPLAGGYFTVETAGLAPGARYLFELDGDLRRADPASRHQPDDVHSPSSLVDTDAFAWTDAGFAPPAPENRVTYEIHVGAFTPEGTFDAAITRLAHLRELGVTCLELMPVAQFPGGRNWGYDGVYPYAPAAAYGGPEGLARLVDACHAAGIAVVLDVVYNHLGPEGNYLRDFGPYFTDRYHTPWGESVNFDGPGSGPVRDYFIGNALYWLREYHIDGLRLDAVHAIYDQSPVHVAAELADRVQAWAAGAGRRVFVVAETHLNDPAVITEKAAGGMGLDGVWNDDFHHAVHALLTREKRGYYADYGSRDDLIATMAEGFAYAGRHSPFFGHRRGGDAAHLPADRFINCIQNHDQIGNRALGERLVTLVGPEAARLAAALLILSPGSPLLFMGEEWGEDRPFLYCISHLDAGLVDAVRKGRKREFASFRWRGEPPDPFAQATFEASRPDWAKLASPDHAAMFAWYRELLRLRAASPALSDTRRRLTRVWPLDAYRALAMERRGADGRYLCLFNAGKRPTRVKVGTAGRPGDYVRLLDAAEVRFGGWGAMSPERLSSSFFSLPAHCACVYKFSESMPT